One window of Drosophila busckii strain San Diego stock center, stock number 13000-0081.31 chromosome 3L, ASM1175060v1, whole genome shotgun sequence genomic DNA carries:
- the LOC108599630 gene encoding SUN domain-containing protein 2 isoform X1 produces the protein MVIDIKMCRFDNVPWGFRLVGGADYEYPLTVVKVAEGSIAEEAGLRVEDVIVRINDTAATPLTHDEAHRLILSSGSVFYFGVYRENEEDAYECPKRFPLSSSSLTKSPTPLASPGYDSLSPVPSLTEATKAHIPEQVVAASQAAVTTAVAQAESEVAALQDALECRSAMAEVHSADYNDNNNNNNNNGNNCNNAMDTMDSLYLPDLPDRPCSALSEQTEIKLVEEEIAAVLSGESEVLKEHQVLGVNFYRIFPKPGVCMTSDVLRSLNEEVTKTKLEKEKENRKWSTFLQRPDRPVPKSKQQLEAERRAANAYKVKIVKSQPREKSPMPELKPAAKEATPTPAEEESKPPTNEQENKQETEAHVQTEEEKEQEELEQEPLPTDSEVPNLEQLPDNGSNNNNNDDYDDKPELPEDNGEQGESSDAEQLEKADASKDEQSDGQEQQEAESEATTPAKTDEELALEKQLADVQKQLAALSSLPSTIQSTLDAVTKQLAELLPTFKLQQQQEQQQGEGEGQKQLPEIDEQQAEEDKLAGGEHEDSGGVCPGVSADDMPQSACENNEDKCDDANDLEVSKISLSNGGDNCALEEQQQQELNEQQSFKKQKKHNVIEELEEHLVRKNNPKRSKRAFGPLTPSSERPLVLPGGRRWYRPKDAYNDEFIAETLSAQAELITGSTLGVNFMKYQKPERKIDLNRSEVYKVIHHLDRAPVRGIEVRAPLVAAESDIRQAVQS, from the exons GTCGCCGAGGGCAGCATTGCGGAGGAAGCTGGCCTGCGGGTTGAGGATGTTATTGTGCGTATCAACGATACGGCCGCCACGCCCCTGACGCATGACGAAGCACATCGCCTAATcttgagcagcggcagcgtttTTTACTTTGGTGTCTATCG cGAGAACGAGGAGGATGCCTACGAGTGCCCCAAACGTTTCCCACTAAGTTCGAGTTCGTTGACCAAGTCACCAACGCCGCTGGCTTCGCCGGGTTACGACTCTCTATCCCCAGTGCCGTCGTTAACGGAAGCCACAAAAGCGCACATTCCGGAACAGGTCGTGGCTGCGTCGCAGGCGGCAGTCACAACGGCTGTGGCACAGGCAGAGTCAGAGGTGGCGGCACTGCAGGATGCGCTGGAATGTCGCAGTGCCATGGCGGAAGTGCATTCGGCTGactacaacgacaacaacaacaacaataacaacaacggcaaTAACTGTAACAACGCCATGGACACAATGGACAGCCTGTATTTGCCCGATTTGCCCGATCGTCCGTGCTCGGCGCTTTCGGAGCAGACGGAAATTAAGCTGGTGGAGGAGGAAATTGCCGCCGTGCTGTCTGGCGAGTCCGAGGTGCTCAAGGAGCACCAAGTGCTTGG CGTTAATTTCTATAGAATCTTTCCCAAGCCGGGCGTCTGCATGACCAGCGATGTGCTGCGCTCACTCAACGAGGAGGTGACCAAGACCAAGCTGGAGAAGGAGAAGGAGAATCGCAAGTGGTCGACATTCTTGCAGCGACCAGATCGCCCCGTGCCcaagagcaagcagcagctggaggcaGAGCGACGTGCGGCCAATGCCTACAAGGTGAAGATTGTCAAGTCGCAGCCACGCGAAAAATCGCCCATG CCGGAACTGAAGCCAGCGGCAAAGGAAGCGACGCCCACGCCAGCCGAGGAAGAGTCCAAGCCACCCACTAACGAGCAGGAAAACAAGCAGGAAACAGAGGCACACGTGCAGACTGAGGAGGAGAAGGAGCAAGAGGAGCTGGAGCAAGAGCCGCTGCCCACGGATAGCGAAGTGCCGAATTTGGAACAATTGCCAGACAAtggaagcaacaacaacaacaacgatgatTATGACGACAAGCCTGAATTGCCTGAGGACAATGGCGAACAAGGCGAATCAAGCGATGCCGAGCAGTTGGAGAAGGCGGATGCGTCAAAGGACGAACAATCCGATGGGCAGGAACAGCAGGAGGCTGAATCAGAAGCCACAACGCCAGCCAAAACTGATGAGGAATTGGCGCTAGAGAAGCAGCTAGCCGATGTGCAAAAGCAACTCGCCGCGCTCTCCTCGCTGCCATCGACCATACAGTCCACACTGGATGCGGTGACCAAGCAGCTGGCCGAACTGTTGCCCACAtttaagttgcaacaacaacaggagcagcagcagggggagggggaggggcAAAAACAGCTGCCAGAAATCGATGAGCAGCAGGCTGAGGAAGACAAACTGGCCGGAGGCGAACATGAAG ACAGTGGCGGCGTCTGCCCAGGCGTGTCTGCGGATGACATGCCGCAGTCAGCATGTGAAAATAATGAGGATAAATGCGACGACGCCAATGACCTGGAAGTGTCGAAAATTTCGCTCAGCAATGGCGGCGACAATTGCGCGctcgaggagcagcagcagcaggagcttAACGAGCAACAAAGTTTCAAGAAGCAAAAG AAACACAATGTCATTGAGGAGCTGGAGGAGCATTTGGTGCGCAAAAACAATCCGAAGCGTTCGAAGCGCGCCTTTGGTCCCCTAACTCCATCCTCGGAGCGGCCTTTGGTGCTGCCCGGCGGCAGGCGCTGGTACCGACCCAAAGATGCCTACAATGATGAATTCATAGCCGAAACACTCAGCGCCCAGGCGGAGCTCATAACTGGCAGCACTCTGGG GGTCAATTTCATGAAGTACCAAAAGCCCGAACGCAAAATCGACCTCAATCGCAGCGAAGTATACAAAGTCATACATCATCTGGACCGTGCCCCTGTGCGTGGCATTGAGGTGCGTGCACCGCTTGTGGCAGCCGAGTCCGATATACGCCAAGCAGTGCAgtcataa
- the LOC108599630 gene encoding SUN domain-containing protein 2 isoform X4: protein MVIDIKMCRFDNVPWGFRLVGGADYEYPLTVVKVAEGSIAEEAGLRVEDVIVRINDTAATPLTHDEAHRLILSSGSVFYFGVYRENEEDAYECPKRFPLSSSSLTKSPTPLASPGYDSLSPVPSLTEATKAHIPEQVVAASQAAVTTAVAQAESEVAALQDALECRSAMAEVHSADYNDNNNNNNNNGNNCNNAMDTMDSLYLPDLPDRPCSALSEQTEIKLVEEEIAAVLSGESEVLKEHQVLGIFPKPGVCMTSDVLRSLNEEVTKTKLEKEKENRKWSTFLQRPDRPVPKSKQQLEAERRAANAYKVKIVKSQPREKSPMPELKPAAKEATPTPAEEESKPPTNEQENKQETEAHVQTEEEKEQEELEQEPLPTDSEVPNLEQLPDNGSNNNNNDDYDDKPELPEDNGEQGESSDAEQLEKADASKDEQSDGQEQQEAESEATTPAKTDEELALEKQLADVQKQLAALSSLPSTIQSTLDAVTKQLAELLPTFKLQQQQEQQQGEGEGQKQLPEIDEQQAEEDKLAGGEHEDSGGVCPGVSADDMPQSACENNEDKCDDANDLEVSKISLSNGGDNCALEEQQQQELNEQQSFKKQKHNVRFQV, encoded by the exons GTCGCCGAGGGCAGCATTGCGGAGGAAGCTGGCCTGCGGGTTGAGGATGTTATTGTGCGTATCAACGATACGGCCGCCACGCCCCTGACGCATGACGAAGCACATCGCCTAATcttgagcagcggcagcgtttTTTACTTTGGTGTCTATCG cGAGAACGAGGAGGATGCCTACGAGTGCCCCAAACGTTTCCCACTAAGTTCGAGTTCGTTGACCAAGTCACCAACGCCGCTGGCTTCGCCGGGTTACGACTCTCTATCCCCAGTGCCGTCGTTAACGGAAGCCACAAAAGCGCACATTCCGGAACAGGTCGTGGCTGCGTCGCAGGCGGCAGTCACAACGGCTGTGGCACAGGCAGAGTCAGAGGTGGCGGCACTGCAGGATGCGCTGGAATGTCGCAGTGCCATGGCGGAAGTGCATTCGGCTGactacaacgacaacaacaacaacaataacaacaacggcaaTAACTGTAACAACGCCATGGACACAATGGACAGCCTGTATTTGCCCGATTTGCCCGATCGTCCGTGCTCGGCGCTTTCGGAGCAGACGGAAATTAAGCTGGTGGAGGAGGAAATTGCCGCCGTGCTGTCTGGCGAGTCCGAGGTGCTCAAGGAGCACCAAGTGCTTGG AATCTTTCCCAAGCCGGGCGTCTGCATGACCAGCGATGTGCTGCGCTCACTCAACGAGGAGGTGACCAAGACCAAGCTGGAGAAGGAGAAGGAGAATCGCAAGTGGTCGACATTCTTGCAGCGACCAGATCGCCCCGTGCCcaagagcaagcagcagctggaggcaGAGCGACGTGCGGCCAATGCCTACAAGGTGAAGATTGTCAAGTCGCAGCCACGCGAAAAATCGCCCATG CCGGAACTGAAGCCAGCGGCAAAGGAAGCGACGCCCACGCCAGCCGAGGAAGAGTCCAAGCCACCCACTAACGAGCAGGAAAACAAGCAGGAAACAGAGGCACACGTGCAGACTGAGGAGGAGAAGGAGCAAGAGGAGCTGGAGCAAGAGCCGCTGCCCACGGATAGCGAAGTGCCGAATTTGGAACAATTGCCAGACAAtggaagcaacaacaacaacaacgatgatTATGACGACAAGCCTGAATTGCCTGAGGACAATGGCGAACAAGGCGAATCAAGCGATGCCGAGCAGTTGGAGAAGGCGGATGCGTCAAAGGACGAACAATCCGATGGGCAGGAACAGCAGGAGGCTGAATCAGAAGCCACAACGCCAGCCAAAACTGATGAGGAATTGGCGCTAGAGAAGCAGCTAGCCGATGTGCAAAAGCAACTCGCCGCGCTCTCCTCGCTGCCATCGACCATACAGTCCACACTGGATGCGGTGACCAAGCAGCTGGCCGAACTGTTGCCCACAtttaagttgcaacaacaacaggagcagcagcagggggagggggaggggcAAAAACAGCTGCCAGAAATCGATGAGCAGCAGGCTGAGGAAGACAAACTGGCCGGAGGCGAACATGAAG ACAGTGGCGGCGTCTGCCCAGGCGTGTCTGCGGATGACATGCCGCAGTCAGCATGTGAAAATAATGAGGATAAATGCGACGACGCCAATGACCTGGAAGTGTCGAAAATTTCGCTCAGCAATGGCGGCGACAATTGCGCGctcgaggagcagcagcagcaggagcttAACGAGCAACAAAGTTTCAAGAAGCAAAAG CATAATGTGCGCTTCCAAGTGTAG
- the LOC108599630 gene encoding SUN domain-containing protein 2 isoform X2 gives MVIDIKMCRFDNVPWGFRLVGGADYEYPLTVVKVAEGSIAEEAGLRVEDVIVRINDTAATPLTHDEAHRLILSSGSVFYFGVYRENEEDAYECPKRFPLSSSSLTKSPTPLASPGYDSLSPVPSLTEATKAHIPEQVVAASQAAVTTAVAQAESEVAALQDALECRSAMAEVHSADYNDNNNNNNNNGNNCNNAMDTMDSLYLPDLPDRPCSALSEQTEIKLVEEEIAAVLSGESEVLKEHQVLGIFPKPGVCMTSDVLRSLNEEVTKTKLEKEKENRKWSTFLQRPDRPVPKSKQQLEAERRAANAYKVKIVKSQPREKSPMPELKPAAKEATPTPAEEESKPPTNEQENKQETEAHVQTEEEKEQEELEQEPLPTDSEVPNLEQLPDNGSNNNNNDDYDDKPELPEDNGEQGESSDAEQLEKADASKDEQSDGQEQQEAESEATTPAKTDEELALEKQLADVQKQLAALSSLPSTIQSTLDAVTKQLAELLPTFKLQQQQEQQQGEGEGQKQLPEIDEQQAEEDKLAGGEHEDSGGVCPGVSADDMPQSACENNEDKCDDANDLEVSKISLSNGGDNCALEEQQQQELNEQQSFKKQKKHNVIEELEEHLVRKNNPKRSKRAFGPLTPSSERPLVLPGGRRWYRPKDAYNDEFIAETLSAQAELITGSTLGVNFMKYQKPERKIDLNRSEVYKVIHHLDRAPVRGIEVRAPLVAAESDIRQAVQS, from the exons GTCGCCGAGGGCAGCATTGCGGAGGAAGCTGGCCTGCGGGTTGAGGATGTTATTGTGCGTATCAACGATACGGCCGCCACGCCCCTGACGCATGACGAAGCACATCGCCTAATcttgagcagcggcagcgtttTTTACTTTGGTGTCTATCG cGAGAACGAGGAGGATGCCTACGAGTGCCCCAAACGTTTCCCACTAAGTTCGAGTTCGTTGACCAAGTCACCAACGCCGCTGGCTTCGCCGGGTTACGACTCTCTATCCCCAGTGCCGTCGTTAACGGAAGCCACAAAAGCGCACATTCCGGAACAGGTCGTGGCTGCGTCGCAGGCGGCAGTCACAACGGCTGTGGCACAGGCAGAGTCAGAGGTGGCGGCACTGCAGGATGCGCTGGAATGTCGCAGTGCCATGGCGGAAGTGCATTCGGCTGactacaacgacaacaacaacaacaataacaacaacggcaaTAACTGTAACAACGCCATGGACACAATGGACAGCCTGTATTTGCCCGATTTGCCCGATCGTCCGTGCTCGGCGCTTTCGGAGCAGACGGAAATTAAGCTGGTGGAGGAGGAAATTGCCGCCGTGCTGTCTGGCGAGTCCGAGGTGCTCAAGGAGCACCAAGTGCTTGG AATCTTTCCCAAGCCGGGCGTCTGCATGACCAGCGATGTGCTGCGCTCACTCAACGAGGAGGTGACCAAGACCAAGCTGGAGAAGGAGAAGGAGAATCGCAAGTGGTCGACATTCTTGCAGCGACCAGATCGCCCCGTGCCcaagagcaagcagcagctggaggcaGAGCGACGTGCGGCCAATGCCTACAAGGTGAAGATTGTCAAGTCGCAGCCACGCGAAAAATCGCCCATG CCGGAACTGAAGCCAGCGGCAAAGGAAGCGACGCCCACGCCAGCCGAGGAAGAGTCCAAGCCACCCACTAACGAGCAGGAAAACAAGCAGGAAACAGAGGCACACGTGCAGACTGAGGAGGAGAAGGAGCAAGAGGAGCTGGAGCAAGAGCCGCTGCCCACGGATAGCGAAGTGCCGAATTTGGAACAATTGCCAGACAAtggaagcaacaacaacaacaacgatgatTATGACGACAAGCCTGAATTGCCTGAGGACAATGGCGAACAAGGCGAATCAAGCGATGCCGAGCAGTTGGAGAAGGCGGATGCGTCAAAGGACGAACAATCCGATGGGCAGGAACAGCAGGAGGCTGAATCAGAAGCCACAACGCCAGCCAAAACTGATGAGGAATTGGCGCTAGAGAAGCAGCTAGCCGATGTGCAAAAGCAACTCGCCGCGCTCTCCTCGCTGCCATCGACCATACAGTCCACACTGGATGCGGTGACCAAGCAGCTGGCCGAACTGTTGCCCACAtttaagttgcaacaacaacaggagcagcagcagggggagggggaggggcAAAAACAGCTGCCAGAAATCGATGAGCAGCAGGCTGAGGAAGACAAACTGGCCGGAGGCGAACATGAAG ACAGTGGCGGCGTCTGCCCAGGCGTGTCTGCGGATGACATGCCGCAGTCAGCATGTGAAAATAATGAGGATAAATGCGACGACGCCAATGACCTGGAAGTGTCGAAAATTTCGCTCAGCAATGGCGGCGACAATTGCGCGctcgaggagcagcagcagcaggagcttAACGAGCAACAAAGTTTCAAGAAGCAAAAG AAACACAATGTCATTGAGGAGCTGGAGGAGCATTTGGTGCGCAAAAACAATCCGAAGCGTTCGAAGCGCGCCTTTGGTCCCCTAACTCCATCCTCGGAGCGGCCTTTGGTGCTGCCCGGCGGCAGGCGCTGGTACCGACCCAAAGATGCCTACAATGATGAATTCATAGCCGAAACACTCAGCGCCCAGGCGGAGCTCATAACTGGCAGCACTCTGGG GGTCAATTTCATGAAGTACCAAAAGCCCGAACGCAAAATCGACCTCAATCGCAGCGAAGTATACAAAGTCATACATCATCTGGACCGTGCCCCTGTGCGTGGCATTGAGGTGCGTGCACCGCTTGTGGCAGCCGAGTCCGATATACGCCAAGCAGTGCAgtcataa
- the LOC108599630 gene encoding SUN domain-containing protein 2 isoform X3, producing MVIDIKMCRFDNVPWGFRLVGGADYEYPLTVVKVAEGSIAEEAGLRVEDVIVRINDTAATPLTHDEAHRLILSSGSVFYFGVYRENEEDAYECPKRFPLSSSSLTKSPTPLASPGYDSLSPVPSLTEATKAHIPEQVVAASQAAVTTAVAQAESEVAALQDALECRSAMAEVHSADYNDNNNNNNNNGNNCNNAMDTMDSLYLPDLPDRPCSALSEQTEIKLVEEEIAAVLSGESEVLKEHQVLGVNFYRIFPKPGVCMTSDVLRSLNEEVTKTKLEKEKENRKWSTFLQRPDRPVPKSKQQLEAERRAANAYKVKIVKSQPREKSPMPELKPAAKEATPTPAEEESKPPTNEQENKQETEAHVQTEEEKEQEELEQEPLPTDSEVPNLEQLPDNGSNNNNNDDYDDKPELPEDNGEQGESSDAEQLEKADASKDEQSDGQEQQEAESEATTPAKTDEELALEKQLADVQKQLAALSSLPSTIQSTLDAVTKQLAELLPTFKLQQQQEQQQGEGEGQKQLPEIDEQQAEEDKLAGGEHEDSGGVCPGVSADDMPQSACENNEDKCDDANDLEVSKISLSNGGDNCALEEQQQQELNEQQSFKKQKHNVRFQV from the exons GTCGCCGAGGGCAGCATTGCGGAGGAAGCTGGCCTGCGGGTTGAGGATGTTATTGTGCGTATCAACGATACGGCCGCCACGCCCCTGACGCATGACGAAGCACATCGCCTAATcttgagcagcggcagcgtttTTTACTTTGGTGTCTATCG cGAGAACGAGGAGGATGCCTACGAGTGCCCCAAACGTTTCCCACTAAGTTCGAGTTCGTTGACCAAGTCACCAACGCCGCTGGCTTCGCCGGGTTACGACTCTCTATCCCCAGTGCCGTCGTTAACGGAAGCCACAAAAGCGCACATTCCGGAACAGGTCGTGGCTGCGTCGCAGGCGGCAGTCACAACGGCTGTGGCACAGGCAGAGTCAGAGGTGGCGGCACTGCAGGATGCGCTGGAATGTCGCAGTGCCATGGCGGAAGTGCATTCGGCTGactacaacgacaacaacaacaacaataacaacaacggcaaTAACTGTAACAACGCCATGGACACAATGGACAGCCTGTATTTGCCCGATTTGCCCGATCGTCCGTGCTCGGCGCTTTCGGAGCAGACGGAAATTAAGCTGGTGGAGGAGGAAATTGCCGCCGTGCTGTCTGGCGAGTCCGAGGTGCTCAAGGAGCACCAAGTGCTTGG CGTTAATTTCTATAGAATCTTTCCCAAGCCGGGCGTCTGCATGACCAGCGATGTGCTGCGCTCACTCAACGAGGAGGTGACCAAGACCAAGCTGGAGAAGGAGAAGGAGAATCGCAAGTGGTCGACATTCTTGCAGCGACCAGATCGCCCCGTGCCcaagagcaagcagcagctggaggcaGAGCGACGTGCGGCCAATGCCTACAAGGTGAAGATTGTCAAGTCGCAGCCACGCGAAAAATCGCCCATG CCGGAACTGAAGCCAGCGGCAAAGGAAGCGACGCCCACGCCAGCCGAGGAAGAGTCCAAGCCACCCACTAACGAGCAGGAAAACAAGCAGGAAACAGAGGCACACGTGCAGACTGAGGAGGAGAAGGAGCAAGAGGAGCTGGAGCAAGAGCCGCTGCCCACGGATAGCGAAGTGCCGAATTTGGAACAATTGCCAGACAAtggaagcaacaacaacaacaacgatgatTATGACGACAAGCCTGAATTGCCTGAGGACAATGGCGAACAAGGCGAATCAAGCGATGCCGAGCAGTTGGAGAAGGCGGATGCGTCAAAGGACGAACAATCCGATGGGCAGGAACAGCAGGAGGCTGAATCAGAAGCCACAACGCCAGCCAAAACTGATGAGGAATTGGCGCTAGAGAAGCAGCTAGCCGATGTGCAAAAGCAACTCGCCGCGCTCTCCTCGCTGCCATCGACCATACAGTCCACACTGGATGCGGTGACCAAGCAGCTGGCCGAACTGTTGCCCACAtttaagttgcaacaacaacaggagcagcagcagggggagggggaggggcAAAAACAGCTGCCAGAAATCGATGAGCAGCAGGCTGAGGAAGACAAACTGGCCGGAGGCGAACATGAAG ACAGTGGCGGCGTCTGCCCAGGCGTGTCTGCGGATGACATGCCGCAGTCAGCATGTGAAAATAATGAGGATAAATGCGACGACGCCAATGACCTGGAAGTGTCGAAAATTTCGCTCAGCAATGGCGGCGACAATTGCGCGctcgaggagcagcagcagcaggagcttAACGAGCAACAAAGTTTCAAGAAGCAAAAG CATAATGTGCGCTTCCAAGTGTAG